Genomic segment of Acidimicrobiia bacterium:
CGACCGTCGCTCAATCGAGGAAGCAACCGGCCGTGCGTCGCATCGCCGCGGATCGGGTCACGCGGGGCCGGTACCGTTTGTCCCGTGCCAAACCGACTCGCCAACGCAACTTCGCCCTATCTGCGCCAACCCGCAGACAATCCCGTCGACTGGTACGAGTGGGGCGCCGACGCCTTTGCCGAAGCGGCGCGGCGCGATGTGCCAGTGTTGCTCTCGGTCGGCTACGCATCGTGCCATTGGTGTCATGTGATGGCGCACGAGTCGTTCGAAGACGACGAGACCGCCTCCTACATGAACGAGCACTTCGTCAATGTCAAGGTCGACCGGGAAGAAAGGCCCGATGTGGACCGCATCTACATGGACGCGGTCCAGGCCCTGACCGGTCAGGGGGGATGGCCGATGACGGTGTTCCTGACACCGGATCAGCGTCCGATCCACGCGGGCACCTACTATCCGAAGGTCGGCATGCCGCACCATCCGAGCTTCCGTACCGTGATGGAAGCCGTCACCGACGCATGGAGAACGAACCGTTCCGGCCTCGACCGCCAAGCTGCCGAGATCACGAGAGCCATTTCGTCGTCACGGTTTCCGAACGGGTCACTTCCGACGGACGACGAACTCGCCGGAGCGGTCACCGCCATCGAACGATCCTTCGACCCTCACGCCGGAGGATTCGGTGGTGCCCCGAAGTTCCCGCAGGCACCAACCCTCGAGTTCCTGCTTCGCATGGCGGCGCTGCACCCCGACAGCTCGGCGGGTGGAACGGCGCTCACGATGCTTTCGACGACACTGGATCACATGGGCCGAGGGGGCATCTACGACCACATCTGCGGCGGTTTCGCCCGCTATTCCGTCGACGCGACCTGGACCGTGCCCCATTTCGAGAAGATGCTGTACGACAACGCGCTCCATGCGCGCATCTACCTGCGGGCTTGGCAGCTGACCGGAACCGAGCGCTCTCGCTCGATCGCGATCGAAGTCCTCGACTACCTCGATACGACCCTCGCCGATCCCGCCGGCGCCATCCACGCAGCGGAGGATGCCGACTCCGAGGGCGAGGAAGGACGGTTCGCCGTATGGCGGTGGGATGAACTGACTGCCCTGCTCGGCGACGACCTCGCGCTCGGCGCTGCGATCTACGGGTTCACCCCCGAGGGGAACTTCGAGGGGGCCAACATACCGACCCGTGTGCGCGACCGCACCGACATCCTCGGCGAGTTCGGGTTGACCGAACAGGACTGGTTCGAAGCCCGCGGTCGCATCGACGAGGCCTTGCGGAGCGCACGCGCCGATCGCGAGCCTCCATTTCGCGACGACAAGGTGGTCGCCGCATGGAACGGCCTTGCCATGCGGTCCTTCGCGGAGGCGGGGGCCATCCTCGAGGATGCGAGATACACGCAGCGGGCCACCAGCATCGCCGAGTTCCTCACAACGACGGGGAGCCCCAACGGTGAACTCGTGCGCTCCTGGCGTGACGAGCCGGGGG
This window contains:
- a CDS encoding thioredoxin domain-containing protein → MPNRLANATSPYLRQPADNPVDWYEWGADAFAEAARRDVPVLLSVGYASCHWCHVMAHESFEDDETASYMNEHFVNVKVDREERPDVDRIYMDAVQALTGQGGWPMTVFLTPDQRPIHAGTYYPKVGMPHHPSFRTVMEAVTDAWRTNRSGLDRQAAEITRAISSSRFPNGSLPTDDELAGAVTAIERSFDPHAGGFGGAPKFPQAPTLEFLLRMAALHPDSSAGGTALTMLSTTLDHMGRGGIYDHICGGFARYSVDATWTVPHFEKMLYDNALHARIYLRAWQLTGTERSRSIAIEVLDYLDTTLADPAGAIHAAEDADSEGEEGRFAVWRWDELTALLGDDLALGAAIYGFTPEGNFEGANIPTRVRDRTDILGEFGLTEQDWFEARGRIDEALRSARADREPPFRDDKVVAAWNGLAMRSFAEAGAILEDARYTQRATSIAEFLTTTGSPNGELVRSWRDEPGVGGFADDVASVAVGLYTLYETTGDETWFDEAEQLVEALRTRFR